Part of the Bacillus cereus group sp. RP43 genome is shown below.
AGCTCCAATGCCCTCCTGTTCTGAGCAAGTCACCTCCGCTTTTAAATCTATTATTGATTCAAGAACGCACGTAGCATCCAAGCGTGTTTTTCTAGTTCTGTGTAGATTCCTAATAGTAGGTCAGATGTCATTTCGTCGTCAGATTCTTGAGCGATTTCCATGCCTTTTTTCAGTTCGACTAGCATCATTTCGTAGTCTTTCATGATTGCTTCGACCATCCCTTCTGCAGTTTCTCCGTAAGCCGCTTCTTGAATAGAAGATAATTCTAAGTACTCTTTCATTGTTGCTACTGGTTTACCGCCAATTGCTAAAATGCGTTCTGCAATTTCATCGATGTGAGTAGCTGATTCTGTGTAAAGTTCTTCGAATTTCTCGTGTAATGTGAAGAATTGAGGTCCTTTTACGTACCAATGGAAGTTGTGTAATTTTGTAAATAAAACGCTCCAGTTTGCTACTTGTTTGTTTAATGCTTCGATTACTTGTTTGTTCATTATGATCAATCTCCTTTTGAGTTGTTATGTTATATCAATTACTAATTTATAATT
Proteins encoded:
- a CDS encoding Dps family protein, with translation MNKQVIEALNKQVANWSVLFTKLHNFHWYVKGPQFFTLHEKFEELYTESATHIDEIAERILAIGGKPVATMKEYLELSSIQEAAYGETAEGMVEAIMKDYEMMLVELKKGMEIAQESDDEMTSDLLLGIYTELEKHAWMLRAFLNQ